One Enterobacter asburiae genomic window, AGAAATACCCGGACGTCGCGGTGGTCTTTAAGTTCTTACCTTTCCGCTCGGAAAGCTCGCTGACCGCCGCGCGGGATGCGTTAACGCTCTGGCGTCAGGATCCCGGGCAGTTTATGAAGCTGAACCATACCCTGATGGCCAGGAAGGGGTACCACGATGACGCCAGCATTCAGGAGGCGCAGAAGCGGGCGGGCGTGAGCGTCACGACGCCGGACGAGGAGAGCCTGATGACGATCAAGCGCAGCCTGATCGTCGCGGAAAAAATGGGGATCCAGGGCACGCCCGCCACGCTAATCGGCGAGGGACTGCTGCCCGGCTGGGTGCCGTTTGAACAATTCGACGAAATGGTCAGTGACGCACTGAAAAACCGCTAACCTGAAGGGGGCGGAATGCCCCCGACAAACCGGAGAGGGAAATGAAAAAATTACTGTTACTTTCAGCGCTGGCGACGTCAGGGCTGGTACAGGCCGCTGATGCCATACCGGAGGTGGTGAAGCACTTCGGCGAGCAGCAGAACATTAAAATCATTAAGAAGCTGGATGCACCCGGCGGGGCACCGGCCTGGCTGGGGCAGTATCAGGACATGGGCGTGACGCTGTTTTTAACCCCGGACGGCAAGCACGTCATCTCAGGCTATCTGTACGATGACAAAGGGAAAAACCTCAGCGAAGGCTATTTCCAGAAAGAGATTTACGCCCCGATGGGACGCGAGATGTGGAAGAACCTCAACGCGGCGCATCCCCTGAAGGAAGGGGCGGATAACGCTCCGCGTAAGGTCTTTGTGTTTGCCGATCCGTTCTGTCCGTACTGCAAGCAGTTCTGGGCCGAAGCGCAGCCGTGGGTGAAGGCGGGCAAGGTTCAGCTCAACACGCTGCTGGTGGCGTTTCTCAACCCCAACAGCGGACGTAACGCCGCCGCGATTCTGAATGCGAAAGATCCGGTTTCGGCCTGGCGCGAATACGAGCTTTCCGGTGGGAAAAAATTGCCCAAGCCAGACGGCGAGGCTTCCCGTGAAACGGTAGCTATCCTGCAGAAGCACCAGACGCTGATGGACAGCCTGGGCGCTAACGCCACGCCGGCCATTTACTATCTGAATGCGGAAAATGAGCTGCAGCAGGTGGTCGGTATGCCGGATGCGCAGCAGCTTGAGGCGATGTTTGGGCCGAAGCCGTAAAAAACAGGCAGAAACGGGGCGTTTCTGCCTGATAGTCTCTTAGCTTCCCCAGCGTCCTTTCAGGTAGTTCACCGCCTGCTGCGTCTGCGGCTGGTTCAGGTAATCTTCCCGGAACAGGATGGTGCCATTCACGTTGGGCAGCGAATCGTTGAGATCGAGCTGCTTTTTCAGCTCCGGCACGCCGCCCTGAACCGTCCAGTCCGGCTCATTTCTCGACGGCTCGCCCACCTTGTAGAACGCAATGCCAATATACAGGCGAGTGTGGGTCGGCTTGACGACGTCGGCCCACCATCTGGTCAGCACGTCGTAGCGCGCGGCATCCCGTGAGAAGGGCCAGTAAATCTGCGGAGCGATGTAGTCCAGCAGGCCCTGCTGCACCCACTGGCGCGTATCGGCGTAGGATTCATCATAGGCCGCGGCACCGCGGGTGTCCGAACCCGCCGGGTCAAAGGAGCGGTTGCGCCACACGCCCGCCGGGCTGACGCCAAACTCAACGTCGGGCTTGGTCTGTTTAATCGCGCGGGACACCTGGACTATCAGCTGCTGCGTGTTGTGTCTTCGCCAGTCGGCCTTTGAGGCAAATCCCTGACCGTACTGCCGCCAGGTCTGTGCGTCATTGAGCGCTGAACCAGGCGTTTCGGTATAGAAATAATCGTCAAACTGCACGCCGT contains:
- a CDS encoding DsbA family protein translates to MKKLLITLLLLLAPVQVFAAQPLTPDQEQRAQKMIADFLFNDPNSPRIGAKNPKLTLVVFTDYNCPYCKKFDPYLEKIVEKYPDVAVVFKFLPFRSESSLTAARDALTLWRQDPGQFMKLNHTLMARKGYHDDASIQEAQKRAGVSVTTPDEESLMTIKRSLIVAEKMGIQGTPATLIGEGLLPGWVPFEQFDEMVSDALKNR
- the dsbG gene encoding thiol:disulfide interchange protein DsbG, producing the protein MKKLLLLSALATSGLVQAADAIPEVVKHFGEQQNIKIIKKLDAPGGAPAWLGQYQDMGVTLFLTPDGKHVISGYLYDDKGKNLSEGYFQKEIYAPMGREMWKNLNAAHPLKEGADNAPRKVFVFADPFCPYCKQFWAEAQPWVKAGKVQLNTLLVAFLNPNSGRNAAAILNAKDPVSAWREYELSGGKKLPKPDGEASRETVAILQKHQTLMDSLGANATPAIYYLNAENELQQVVGMPDAQQLEAMFGPKP